Proteins co-encoded in one Meiothermus sp. genomic window:
- a CDS encoding 4Fe-4S dicluster domain-containing protein, with protein sequence MGLLDNLIGAFLKLTDPTPEYTGPRCLLERNSVGGCDKCQQVCPHEAINLQSFAVEVDEVKCTSCGLCTAVCPGVALEFPLGPIQEKLHRGRGQIRCSKAPGAGDEVHCLGQLTPGVLAEAASLYGTLTLAHGACESCKIGGPTVPERVRWAAEEAKRYFPELKVHLQQEALRGAEVGRREFFGAMFGGAKRSAAELVPNLPLPPSEPYEDKRGELPAELRLRRLAAYRAQAVLWPRIAVKEGCTLCPVCTNVCPTKAVERERDATGGDEYVLKLNVSACTGCGACVESCPPQVISLVEASRDELLNQPIELFRGIPPWYDF encoded by the coding sequence GTGGGACTACTCGATAACCTGATAGGAGCTTTCCTAAAATTAACCGACCCCACGCCGGAGTATACGGGGCCTCGGTGTCTACTCGAGCGCAACAGCGTGGGGGGGTGCGATAAGTGCCAGCAGGTCTGCCCCCATGAGGCCATCAACCTTCAGAGCTTTGCTGTCGAGGTTGACGAGGTGAAGTGCACAAGCTGCGGCCTTTGTACTGCCGTTTGCCCAGGTGTAGCCCTCGAGTTTCCCCTCGGCCCCATTCAAGAGAAATTGCACCGGGGCCGTGGTCAGATTCGATGCTCTAAAGCCCCGGGCGCAGGCGATGAGGTTCACTGCTTGGGGCAGTTAACCCCAGGGGTTTTGGCTGAGGCAGCCTCGCTTTATGGCACACTCACCTTGGCCCATGGCGCATGCGAGAGTTGTAAGATTGGAGGCCCTACGGTTCCCGAGCGCGTGCGATGGGCAGCAGAGGAAGCCAAGCGGTATTTCCCCGAACTAAAGGTTCATCTGCAGCAGGAGGCGTTGCGGGGAGCCGAGGTGGGCCGTCGGGAATTCTTCGGGGCTATGTTTGGCGGGGCCAAGCGGTCGGCGGCTGAGTTGGTGCCCAACCTTCCTCTACCGCCGTCGGAACCCTATGAAGACAAGCGCGGGGAACTGCCAGCCGAGCTACGACTGCGCAGGCTTGCTGCTTATCGAGCCCAGGCTGTTCTATGGCCACGCATTGCTGTGAAAGAAGGCTGCACGCTGTGTCCGGTTTGTACTAATGTTTGCCCCACTAAAGCTGTTGAGCGCGAGCGCGATGCCACCGGGGGTGACGAGTACGTGCTAAAGCTCAATGTGTCGGCCTGCACAGGGTGCGGGGCATGCGTGGAGAGCTGCCCACCACAGGTTATATCGCTGGTAGAAGCCAGCCGTGACGAGCTTCTGAACCAGCCCATCGAACTTTTTCGAGGAATCCCGCCCTGGTACGATTTTTAG